From the genome of Methanocalculus alkaliphilus:
GCGAGGACGACATCCCTGATCGTGAGGATATCGACCTCTTCTCCCTCGATTGCGTAGGAGTGAACAAGGGTATAGGCCCCGTCAGGAATTGCGATCTCATCATCTCCAATCCTGACCGAGGTGATGCCTTCCTTCAGGGTCTCAATCGGGAGATCACGGATCGCCTGCATGACGGCGCCGGCCTGTTTTCTGAAGGTGGGGCCGATGATCCCCATGTTGAAGGTGATATCCGAGACGATCCGATCTAGATTCGGTGCAGCGGATCGCCAGTCAATATCAGCGTTTACCGTCCTTCCTGCATCGCCGCCATCATTGAACGAGATGCCCGGAGTATAGATGGTGACATGGCCGAGAGGGGCGTTTAAGGCAAGCCCTTCATCATGTTTGTACTTCCTCAGGAGTGAGACGATGGTGACAACGAGATCCCCGTCTTCCAGGTCCTTCTCATCGTACTCCGGGAGAGCCGGCCATTCCTGGTCGATGACCCTCTCTCCGGTGAGGTGATGGTAGCACTCTGCTGCAAAGAATGGTGTATAGGGTGCCATGCAGCGGCATAGGGCATCAAGGGTCGTCCTGAGGGTGGATGCCGCACCGGAACGGGACGGCGTGTCGCCATAGAGCCTCCCCTTGACGAGCTCAAGATAGTTGTCTGCAAGGGTTGACCAGGCAAAGTCCCGGAGTGCCTTCAGCCCCCGGTCGAACTGGTTGTTGTCAAGTGCCGTTGTCACCTCGTCGACGGTCTTCCTCAGGTGTGCAAGCAGCCAGCGGTCCGCAAGTTCTGTGGTTGGATCTGGTCTGATCTCATCCCGGCGTATCTGAAGGAGGGAGAACCGGACGATGTTCCACATCTTCGTCTGGAATCGTGATGCCGCGACGACGTCGTTCCATGAGAAGGTGATATCGGATCCGGTTGCGCCGCCGGCAGCGGCCCATTGCCGGAGGGCGTCGACGCCGTACTTGTCGATCAGTTCATCGGGAGAGATGACGTTGTTCCTGGATTTTGACATCTTAAATCCGTCCTCTCCAAGAACCATCCCGTTGATGAGGATGCCTTCCCAGGGCTTCTCACCGGTGAGGGCAAGGGATCTGAGGATGGTGTAGAATGCCCATGTCCTGATGATATCATGGCCCTGGGGGCGGAGCTGGGTCGGATAGAGCGCAGGGGTGGTCTTCCCGTCCCATCCTGAGACGACGAGCGGGGATATGGATGAGTCCATCCAGGTATCGAGGACATCGGTCTCTCCCTCCCATTCTGTTGATCCGCATGACGGACAGGGTGTCGAGGGGGATTCGACCGTCGGATCAATGGGGAGATCAGCCTCATCGGGGGTGAGTAATTCGCCACAGGCTGTACAGAACCAGACCGGAATCGGGGTGGCAAAGAGCCGCTGCCTGGAGATGCACCAGTCCCATTCCATCTGGGATGTCCAGTTCAGGAGCCGGGTGAGCATATGCTCCGGGAACCAGGTGATCTCCTTTGCGGCTTCGGTGATCTCATCGGGTCTGACCCTGACAAACCATTGTCGTTCAGAGAGGATCTCGATCGGTGTCTCACACCGCCAGCAGGTGCCGACACGCTGGGGGAGCTCCTCCTGGCGGATCAGGATATCCTCCTTTGTCATATCGGCGAGGATGGCGTCGCGGCACTCCTTCGCCCTCATCCCGGTATAGGGTCCGCAGATGGCGGTCATCCTGCCGGTGTGATCGATCGCTTTCCGGAGGTCAAGATTGTGTGTCTTCCACCAGACGACATCCTGTTTGTCGCCAAATGTACAGATCATCACAGCGCCTGATCCGAATGAGGGATCGACCGTCTCATCCTCGATAACCGGGACCTGGTATGAGAAGAGCGGGACGGTGAGGGTTCCCCCTCTGAGGCTGGTGTACCGTTCATCATCGGGGTGGACGGCGACGGCGACACAGGCTCCGAGGAGCTCGGGCCGTGTTGTTGCGATCTCAACGCCATCGAAGGTGAAGTAATTGAGGAGGGTGGTATTCTCCGTATATGCAACCTCCGCAAATGCGATGGCGGTTTCACACCGGGTACAGTAATTGACGGGATGATCGGACTGGTAGATGTACCCAGATTTGAGCATCCTGAGGAATGATGCCTGTGTCAGGCTGTAGTACTCCGGCTCCATCGTGATGTACTCGTTGCTCCAGTCCACAGAGAAGCCCATTACCCTGATGGAGCGGCGCATCATCTCAATGTTCTCACGGGTCAGCTCCTGGCACATTGCCCGGAACTCATGTCGTGGGAGATCATTTTTTGTGATCCCATGGATCTCCTCGACCTTCACCTCGGTCGGGAGGCCATGGCAGTCCCAGCCCTGTGGAAACATGACATTGTATCCGCGCATCCGCTTATACCGCGCGATGATATCCATGTAGACCCAGTTCAATGCATGGCCGATATGCAGTCTGCCGGTCGGGTACGGCGGTGGTGTGTCTATGATGTACCTCGGCTTTGTTGAGGCCCGGTCAAAGTAGAAGTCTTCGTCACGCCATGTATCGAGCCATCGTTGCTCAACCCCGGCATAATCATAGGTTTTATCGAGATCCTCTGGTGACGACATTTATATCTGGTTGTCATCGTCATCTGATATACTGTTCGCACAACCGGACGAGCCTGTACGAAGATTCTTCTCTCTATTTGACCAAACCTTTAGTATCCATGAAGATTCAGCCACGCCTCCTGCTGGCCACGGGTATCGCCATCCTTGGTATCCTGCTTGCCCCGTATATTCAGCCAGCGTGGCTCTTCTCAATCTTTGTCATCGCATTCTCGGCTGTCCTGTACCTGATCCGCGGTACTCAGTATATCTCCCTGGCACTCGGGGTGACGGCGATCCTCTATGGCGCCGGCCTTTTGCCGCTGGTTGCATTCGGGGGGACAGTGGCAATCGTGACGCTTGGCGAATTAGCATTCCGGGCCGGTGGTGAGGAGAAGCTTGCCTATATCCATTATACTGCGGGCGCAACCCTTGGAGCCCTCATCGTGATGGCATATCTTGGGAATATTCAGCCTCTGGTCCTGATCATCGGTGTGCTTGTTGCCCTCCTCCTCAGGTCTATCCTTGCGACCCGTGAGGATGCGTATATGATCATCATGCTCGGGGTGGCGATGACGATGTTCCTCTTCCTCGAGCTTGACTTCCAGGTTAATATCCTGCTCCTGATCCTTGCGGTGACGATAGCGCTCCTCTTCGGGTACTCATCGTTCCGTGTTGGTGCAGCTGACCTCTCCGGCCTCTTCTCGGGTGCGCTCATCGGCATTCTTCTGATCGTCTTTGCCGATGCCCGCTGGTTCCTGGTGATGCTCGCCTTCTTCATCATCGGATCGGCCAGCACCAGATACCAGTACCGAAAGAAGCAGCTGATGGGGGTTGAGCAGGAGCGTGGGGGTGCCCGGGGATATAAAAATGCCTTCTCAAACGGCCTTGTGGCGACCTGTGCGGCGATCGTCTTTGGGATCACACACGATCCGCTCTGGGTCGCCATCTTTGTCGGGAGCATCGCAACGGCGACGGCTGATACCGTCGCCTCGGAGATAGGGGTCACCGGGGGCCGCCCGTACATGATCACGACGTTTCAGCCCGTTCCGGAAGGGACAAACGGGGGGGTGACCCTCCGTGGCGAGATGGCGGCGCTTGTTGGCTCCCTGATCATCTCCGGCCTTGCGGTGCTCCTCGGGATGATCACACTCCCGGTCTTCCTCATCTGCACCCTTGCCGGGCTCATCGGGACAAATATCGACAGTATCGTCGGTGCAACTATCGAAAACCGTGGGATCATCGGTAATTCCGGGACGAACCTCATTGCAACCTTCGGGGGCGG
Proteins encoded in this window:
- a CDS encoding valine--tRNA ligase is translated as MSSPEDLDKTYDYAGVEQRWLDTWRDEDFYFDRASTKPRYIIDTPPPYPTGRLHIGHALNWVYMDIIARYKRMRGYNVMFPQGWDCHGLPTEVKVEEIHGITKNDLPRHEFRAMCQELTRENIEMMRRSIRVMGFSVDWSNEYITMEPEYYSLTQASFLRMLKSGYIYQSDHPVNYCTRCETAIAFAEVAYTENTTLLNYFTFDGVEIATTRPELLGACVAVAVHPDDERYTSLRGGTLTVPLFSYQVPVIEDETVDPSFGSGAVMICTFGDKQDVVWWKTHNLDLRKAIDHTGRMTAICGPYTGMRAKECRDAILADMTKEDILIRQEELPQRVGTCWRCETPIEILSERQWFVRVRPDEITEAAKEITWFPEHMLTRLLNWTSQMEWDWCISRQRLFATPIPVWFCTACGELLTPDEADLPIDPTVESPSTPCPSCGSTEWEGETDVLDTWMDSSISPLVVSGWDGKTTPALYPTQLRPQGHDIIRTWAFYTILRSLALTGEKPWEGILINGMVLGEDGFKMSKSRNNVISPDELIDKYGVDALRQWAAAGGATGSDITFSWNDVVAASRFQTKMWNIVRFSLLQIRRDEIRPDPTTELADRWLLAHLRKTVDEVTTALDNNQFDRGLKALRDFAWSTLADNYLELVKGRLYGDTPSRSGAASTLRTTLDALCRCMAPYTPFFAAECYHHLTGERVIDQEWPALPEYDEKDLEDGDLVVTIVSLLRKYKHDEGLALNAPLGHVTIYTPGISFNDGGDAGRTVNADIDWRSAAPNLDRIVSDITFNMGIIGPTFRKQAGAVMQAIRDLPIETLKEGITSVRIGDDEIAIPDGAYTLVHSYAIEGEEVDILTIRDVVLAIHKRA
- a CDS encoding TIGR00297 family protein; protein product: MKIQPRLLLATGIAILGILLAPYIQPAWLFSIFVIAFSAVLYLIRGTQYISLALGVTAILYGAGLLPLVAFGGTVAIVTLGELAFRAGGEEKLAYIHYTAGATLGALIVMAYLGNIQPLVLIIGVLVALLLRSILATREDAYMIIMLGVAMTMFLFLELDFQVNILLLILAVTIALLFGYSSFRVGAADLSGLFSGALIGILLIVFADARWFLVMLAFFIIGSASTRYQYRKKQLMGVEQERGGARGYKNAFSNGLVATCAAIVFGITHDPLWVAIFVGSIATATADTVASEIGVTGGRPYMITTFQPVPEGTNGGVTLRGEMAALVGSLIISGLAVLLGMITLPVFLICTLAGLIGTNIDSIVGATIENRGIIGNSGTNLIATFGGGVAAAVLVLVLI